A single Brevundimonas sp. M20 DNA region contains:
- a CDS encoding DUF4019 domain-containing protein, whose product MPDHTEALTEREKDTLRLLASGHDAKSVATHLGLSVHTVNERLRAARRKLGVSSSRAAARWLIEAEQTDPKFSGDKNLGKAVGPVAVEKSGHSTTRRGRLWALGLGGLTMFAIAAAALAITLTGTGAPAPTASQPVPAGVQAATPEVAEDSRAWLALLDNGALAESWRTAGTMFKAQVSEADWATAVRSVRDPAGAVVSRTQQSAERSNSLPGAPEGEYWIVQYQTVFANNPNATETVVLAREGADLKAIGYFVR is encoded by the coding sequence ATGCCTGACCATACCGAAGCGCTGACCGAGCGAGAGAAGGACACCCTGCGCCTTCTCGCCAGCGGCCACGACGCCAAGTCGGTCGCCACGCATCTGGGCCTGTCCGTCCATACGGTGAACGAGCGGCTGCGCGCCGCCAGACGCAAGCTGGGCGTGTCCAGCAGCCGGGCCGCCGCGCGGTGGCTGATCGAGGCCGAGCAGACCGACCCCAAATTTTCTGGAGACAAGAATTTGGGGAAAGCCGTGGGCCCGGTCGCGGTGGAGAAGTCAGGGCATTCAACAACCCGCCGGGGCCGTCTCTGGGCTCTGGGACTTGGAGGTCTGACCATGTTCGCTATCGCCGCCGCCGCCCTCGCCATCACCCTGACCGGAACCGGAGCCCCCGCGCCGACCGCCTCGCAGCCCGTCCCGGCCGGCGTTCAGGCGGCGACGCCGGAGGTCGCGGAAGATTCGCGGGCCTGGCTCGCCCTGCTCGACAACGGCGCGCTGGCCGAAAGCTGGCGGACCGCCGGGACCATGTTCAAGGCGCAGGTCAGCGAAGCCGACTGGGCCACGGCGGTCCGCTCGGTCCGTGATCCGGCCGGCGCCGTCGTCTCGCGCACCCAACAGAGCGCGGAACGGAGCAACAGTCTGCCGGGCGCGCCCGAGGGCGAGTACTGGATCGTCCAGTACCAGACCGTATTCGCCAACAACCCGAACGCCACCGAAACCGTCGTGCTGGCCCGCGAAGGCGCGGACCTGAAGGCTATCGGCTACTTCGTCCGCTAA